The sequence TGAAATCAGGACAAGCAATTGCCACAAACCTTACCATTTGACCATAAGGAGAATTTCCATTTACCATACCAGTATTAAGTCGTTTAGCATATATGTAGGGCAGCCATTAGAAAGCAACATAACACTTGAGCAGGTCTGAATTGCACCAGCAGAGGGCAATAGTGATCAtctatggcaggggtgggcaaactacagcctgcaggccggatccggcccctcggggctttggatctggcctgcgggattgccccccCGTGGCGCCGTGGGCCCCACACCACTCTCAGAAGCGGCCTGCATCACCTCCCTGTGGCCCCcgggcgggggggcagagggctccgtgcattgtccttgcctccaggcactgccccccgcagctcccgttggccgggaacagggaaccgcagccaatgggagcgtcGGGGGAGGTACTTGGAGGcgcagcaagagcagcacatgcggagccctctgccccccctacccccaggggccgcagcgtttcctggagcggcgtggggccggggacagggcaagCATGCAGGGGGCCTGCCCTAGCCCCAGTGcacgccgctgccaccctggagccgctttaggtaagcggcaccAGGCCAGCGGCTGAACCCCTCCTataccccaccccccaattccctgcctgaaccccacaccccacctgcaccccaaccccctaccttgagccccctcccacagtccgcacccctcctgcacccctgtcctgagccccctcctgcaccccaacccccctcatgtaccccacacacctcctctgccccaatcccttgccctgaaccccttcctgcacaccacaccccctcccacacaccacaccccaaccccagccctacatacaatttccccatccagatgtggcccttggcccaaaaagtttgcccacccctgatctacagcTACTCTAACTAGTACATTATAAGGACCCTGTTAAGAACTACGTTTAATTTTAATATAGTATCTTCTGTTGGTTTGCACTGGAACTTCCTCTCTTGCCTTAATTAAGCAGGCAACTAAAATTTAGCTTGGAGGAATGTATCATAAACATATCAAATTTAAGACAAATCAGATTAGTTTCCATGCTTATTGTTAACACCTCAGTTCTTCTCCAAATTCTGCTGATCAGAAGCATGCAACATCTGTACACCGGGGAGTGGTAGCAATTTTACTTTAAAGTCCCGGAACTGGATGATCTAGAACATAGCAAATCATTTCACAGACTTTCTGACTGCAAGATCCACAGCCTTCGATGGAAGCCATCGTAATTATCTGAggcaaaaaaattaaatgatgTTCCTTTAAATTGTGCCTAATCTGTGTCACTGCtatgtaaagaaaagaaaaacaaactgtcaCTTTTATGATGTTAAAAAGAAACATGATTATAGCAATTAATCGTGAAGGATGAACATGACAAAGTCAGAGTCATCTGATGCAGAGACAATTTAAACAGCAGCTCAAGCATTAGTGCACCCTTTCCCTGGTTCAAGTTTTTTCCCTACAGTCATAATTGGAAAGGTCTGGAGGAAGACTGGGTACACAGCTACAGCTAGGCTGATGCTCAGAATTATAAGCCTTTTAAATTAAGAAAGTTTATAAAGGAGAGACTCTcagtttcaacaacaaaaaaaatcaaggttcTCTGTGATTTACATAGAGTGCAGTGGGGAAGCCATTAAGTGACTCGTTACAAAATTTTAGACAAGCATTTTGTGTTTGGTGTTGAGTGATGCACTCACAAACACATTTGGAATAATGATTTGTGTGGCATTTGTGATGATTTTGTTGCCCAAAGATCATAAAATGAAATTAGagcaaaggaaaatttaaaaGAGCAAGGAAAGTGTCTCAGTTGTGAGGTCTGTTAGACAGTGAATGATGGAGAATCCCTTAATGCATTGGCACCCTTGACAGCTATAGGATTTTGCACCCTCCCAATCCCAAATTAGAGATCCTCCACCAAGAGAACACCTCCCCCGACCCCTTGCGTGCAGCAGCTGGAGAGAAATGGCCTGCTACTGGGAGACCAGGCCAGACCAGGGCTGCCATGAAGTTCCTTTAAATGAGGAGCCATATGCTGCCAGTGGCTAAGTCTGTGACTACAGTCAGTCCATAAAAAATATCCCCaaagaagtggtggaagccccattggtTGAGTCATTTAAAAGTGGACTAGTAATTATTAGAGAATATATTGTAAAGAGCAATCCTGTattggcagggggttggattacaTGATTCAACTGGCTATGATTGGAGGAAGTTATGCTTGTAAAGCACTCTGTTGCTAAGGTGTTAGATGAATAaagtataataataatgaaaaatttgttttaaattttaagaAACTAGAGATGcagaattattatttatatagcattaGGGTTGTAACAGGTATTAGACTAAGACAAGCTCTGTGCCCCcatagagttcacaatctaaAATATACAACAGCATATCTACAAAAATGTTATAGGGCCAGACCCTTAGCTTGCAAGAGTCAGATaaagcttcattgaagtcagtagtgctatgccaatttactgcagctgaggatcttgcccacTGCAAAATATTTCAAACATCTCCAGAAATAAAATCATTTGGGGTCCAATAATGTTAATGCTTTCTTTTCAAAGTTTCAACTATTTTAGTAATTGCAATACGAATGTGTATTATGTGActataaagcaggggtgggcaaactttttgagccgagggccacatctgggtggggaaattgtatgcagggccggggcagggggttggggtgtgggagggagggggcgtggtgtgcggtgtgcaggaagaggctcagggcaagggattggggcagaggaggggtgcggggtgcatgagagggctcagggcagggatgcaggagggtgcagaCTGAggaagggggcttagggcaggtgggaggggtgcGGCAAGGGGCTCacggcaggaggttggggtgcacagggagctcagggcaggggcttggggtgcaggaaggatgcGCCAGGGGGCTCAGGTGCAcaaggtgcagcagggagctcagggcagggagttggggttcaggaggggtgcgaggtgtaggcagggggcttagcgcagggagttggggggtggggtgtagaaGGGATTCGGGCTCCGGCCCGACGCTGCAGGGGGCAATCCCGTggactggatccaaagccctaaggggctgaatctggcccacaggctgtagtttgcccacccctgctataaagCATTATATGCACTAAGGGTCAAATTCCCCCTTCTGATTCACACAGTAGGTTTAGATTCCACTATCCTATTATCCTCTATGCATGGTGGAGTCAAGGTAAGTCCTGTGGATAGAAGAAGAAAATTTTGCCCCAAAGAAAGTGCTCATATGAATAAGTGATTACCACCAAACCTTTTCACAGGATTAGGCAGAATTTTCTGAAATTCCTTATTCTGCCCCCAGAGGCCAGGTGGTTCTGATCCGAAGTGGGTCCTTCTCTCATTCAAACATATTTAGGTAGCAATGCAAAATTTACCTCAGAAGCAGGTAACTGCACCTCTTTCCTTCAATAGTTTGTTTTGCTCTCCAGGCCACATCATCTAGTCCCTTCCTTTCACCCATCTTTGtttccccccttcttcccccataaAAATTTGGATTATATAATCATCTTTTTTCATTTGAACTTTCTATTTGCCTTTCCCATTCTTTTTGTTTAGTATATAAAAGGAACATCCTCTTTAGAAACTTGGAGCACAGCATTGTGCAGCCGAGTGCTTTGCAAACTTCCCTGTTGTGGATGACATGCACATTTCTCCTTTGCTATTCCAGGCCTGAGCCCCTGCATAGCTCTGCCATTGCAGCACATTAACCCACCTGTAGTATATACCCTTACTATTCAAGCCAAATCTCTCCTTTGCAGGGAGAAGCAATCCTGCCATGATGATAATGAGGTAACAGGCTTAGCCCACCCAAACTCACATGTAATCTAACCCAGATTTGAGAAAAGGATATTTAAAAGATGAAGGCTACCATGCAGTTACCCTACCCATTGCCCCTCCCCACCTTAATTATCTCTAAGAGCATGGTGTGGAAACAGAGCCTACCTTAGATACAGAATGAGAAACTCTGTGAACCAAAACATAGACTATACAATCTGTAGGTAAGAGTTACAAACTGAATATTTAATGCTGGTCCTTCCTCCTGCAATTTAGCCAGATTTGATCCAAGTCACTTTCATTGGctcagaaagaaaataaagaacaATATGGTGACCATAACTGGAAATAACAAGTGTTTGTCATGTTTTAAACAGAATTGGATACAGGCACATTCAGAAGCTTGACCTGTTTCTAATGCTGAACTTTAATCACATCAAGGCTGGTTTTCTACagaatattgaagtcaatggtagcgACAGGCACAACTGGCACATGCATGCTTTCTGTGCTGCTGTTCTTCAAGGAGtgttcagcagcagctgagcggttaaccacaattttttttttgaaatggtGGTGTTTCACTGATGCTATTAGCAATGTAGCCAGCCAGGATTTCAGGAGTTTGAATCAGACATAATGCAGGCATGGACGGGAGGGATGGGAcgttgccccctcctcctccagaacTGCAAACCTTGGGCAGCCATGGAATTTGCCCCCCATGCGTGGCCCCAGTGGCCTGACCggagctgtcccccccccccaaatatagaagtcaaactacacctatgaaTGCAGGGCACATGTACTAAACTGTTTTATACTTACTCTGCCCCGAAGTCATTTGTGCCTATGTAAATATCAAGACATATTTGGATGTCTAACTCTACTGCTCAGCATAAGTAATTAGGATCACATTTGATGgcagttttaaattaaaaacaaatgactAATTTGAGGAGTATAGGTACAGCTCAAACATACATCACCGATAAAATCAGGCAAGGTGAACCAAGCTTAAACCTGAGGGAACAGAGCACCATCTAGTGTTTCGAATGAGTTAAAATTCAAAGATCAGCTTCAAATTAATCTACACAGAAAAATCAGACAGAGATAGTCATGAAGGAAGAAGTAGTTGTAAACCTAATACCCATCCCACACCTCACCTATGGAGTAGAGGCTTTTTGGGGTCAATTGACAGGAAGTGCTGCACCTGTTTTGAAACACCGCATTAAATACCAGCAGCAGACAGAAATAAGACAGAGTTGCACTGCACCAGAAGAAGCTATTAAGTGAGGAAGTTTGGATGTTTACATGTTATGGGCATTTCCTAGTCTGCTGTGCTGAATGAGGTTTACCTGTTTCCTTGGAATGAGTTTCTCAAGGCAGGAAAGGTTTGAAAACCACAGTGGAAATGGGGCATATTACCTCCACTGTAGATCAGTAGTAAAAGGAAGCTGCAGCCTCTTCAGAAGAGGAGCTCTCCACAACTGCACATAGGAGCAGGGCATCCGAAGGAACTTTGGTGCCACTGGCGTCCTACACCTCATCAAAGGCAATACAGGTAGTGAATGGGAGTCAATGCAACTTGAACAGCATTAACTCTGGATGGATATGAGTGTAGGTCatgtgctgcagctgctctcCTTACCTCACAACAGAATTGACTTAGAGCAGCAGAGCTTCCAAGGCAATAACCAAACACAGCATAGAGAGGGAAGCTTGCTACAAACTCACTGGTTCCCTGCTCCACCAACCTTGTTCTGCTCCCTTTCCCTTCAGTAGAAGAGAGCATATAAGGCTACATGAGGTGCCTAAAACACAAAAGCATTATTCTTAGATTAACTATTTTTACATGTGGAGAAGACTGGAACAATTTGCTTACCTAGCATGTTTTTTGCACCACATTCTAAAAGTTCTACTGCTTTCAACAGAAGgctgttattttttaaatgggatAATTAATGCACTGTTGTTATCTGCAGTAATTTGAACTTTGTTTCAGCAAttgtttccatttcacagagTTGAAGATACATCTCTCACTGTAAATGTAGGAAAATCATACTAGAGCTCCTCATATTATGAAACATATAGAAAAGTTAAGTTGAGGTATTCCACTGAAACCATAACTGGCTTTCTACCCCGGTTGTCTTGAAATGAAGGGAGCAGAAACATACAGAACAGATGCAACGTGGAGGTTCTCGATCATCCTTGGCATAAAAGGGAGCATTTTCTCTTTTTAGAATACAAACCCAGAAGTAGAGTCTAACACATCTGGCACTCTTATTACTCTGGCCACACAAACTAGGGGTACTGTAGATCAGGAAGGGTGTTCACTTCTAGGAGAAAGCTATTCAGGACAGCAGCTTGTGCTGGCATTTATTACAAACTAAAATGCTAAACATGCACTATTTGAGAAACAGGCACAGTACAGAACCAGCATCCTCAATCTAGCCCAGAGAAATTTATTGAAATGGGAAATATACCCAATCAGATAGCTGGCATTTTATAACTCATTATAAATTGCATAGATACCTAGCTCTCAGGCAGTCCTTTTcaacagtagatctcaaagcgctttaaaAATTTGGTTGGTATCAtgattcccattgtacagatggggattAATGGTTTTGCAGAATCTGCTATGCACTGTGGCTTAAATGAAACCTCAATTTCAGACACAGATGCTATGATTCCCATGTGTCAGTGCTTGCTAGGTTTAAGAGTCTAAAGAAAGCAGGTTCCCATCAGCTACCAGGATCACACTTTCCAAATAGTCTGCAAGACATTGGTGACTACTTATACATATTGGTCAACACAAATGGTTGATGTTCAGAGAACAAACCTTGTCAAAACTGAATTTGGATAATAGTTACTAGGGCTGTCCCAGTGTAAAGCAGAAGACTCTATACTTTAGAAATCATGAACTGTATGTGCATACACAAGGATACATGTTAAGAGACTAGGCACAAAACAGCCATCTGTATCTGAGTGATACAACAGCGCCCTGTAAAGTGTCACTACAAGCTGCAACCCTTGCAAATTAGCAGAAACAAAGATGTAAtgcaatataaaaaaatattagCCTCCTCCATAAAATAACTATAAGTGCACTTAATTCCACAATAAGTTGTAACTTGTAAATATGATGCATGTTGAAGAGGTTATTTTTTATATACCAAAAATTGATGACAAATCAATAATCCAAAAGAtaaaccatatttattaaaaaattagAACTCAGCAATTGCCAAGATTGTAAAACTGAAAAGATTAATTTACTGATTTGAGACACACCTGTATTATAGCATTTAAATTTACTCCTTGAAAACTAAACTGTCTCACACcatcctttcatcatttttgtctGTTATTTTCAATGATCCACAAGCCAAGCaggtgcaaaaaaacaaaaacaaaacacaaaccaaCAATATCATATAAAAATATGCACAGAGTTTTGCACAGAAGTGTGATCTGAACGGGAGCCTTATCTCAAAGCGAGCAGCTTTCCAACCAGGGAAAATCCTTTATGGTTTCAGCCAACCCGCAATGGAGGAGCTACGAGCACAACGCCGTCACCTCTGACAAAGAGCATTGGAATATTCCTCTTGGTAGACTAAGCGGAAGGAAAGGAAAGCATGATTTATACAATGCATCTGAGAAATGTAACCAACTTTAAATTCATGTTCAAATAAATAGATATCAGAAGTTCATAAAAAGCAAGTTTTGAGGACATACAACTTAGAGTCTTATTCACACACTGAAAAGAGCAATACAGTTAGCAGGCAGGTTTGCTGTAGCTTTTACTTTGATAACAATTTGCCTGAAGTTGCTTTAACTCAAATCCTGCTCAAATCTAGCTATCAAAAATCAATTTTCATCTGTCACCCATTTTAAGTTTAACTAGATAAAACATTTAACTTAGAAAGCActtttagtttttcttttctcAACCATAAGTACATTTAAACCCTTACTTTATAAATCTCTTCATAGGTTTCCTCATCAATCTCTATTGTTGTCACAGTCTCTTCAACATCACCCAAAATCATATTTAAGTGCTGATCATAAGCCTGTGAGAATGAGaccagtttaaattattttctttacaaTCTGTACCACACAcaacaaaaaaaagtgtttaaataTTTGTAGATCAAAGCAGTTCAAATACAAACTGATTAAAATGAAAGTACCTTTTCTCAGCGTATTTCAACTTGGACTCATGAATAATCAATTGCTTTGACCTTCAAATATACCAGTATTTTAACATTAGTGTTAATTTA is a genomic window of Chrysemys picta bellii isolate R12L10 chromosome 7, ASM1138683v2, whole genome shotgun sequence containing:
- the LSM3 gene encoding U6 snRNA-associated Sm-like protein LSm3, translated to MADEVDQQQTTNTVEEPLDLIRLSLDERIYVKMRNDRELRGRLHAYDQHLNMILGDVEETVTTIEIDEETYEEIYKSTKRNIPMLFVRGDGVVLVAPPLRVG